The Chloroflexota bacterium genomic interval TAACTCCTACCAGATAGGGAGCAGCGTCGCGCTCGCCCACGCACTGCGCCAAATGAGCGGCCTTCGACGATGGTGCGGAGGTCTCGGTTCTCCTGGTGAGCCAGCTTCCGAGTTATGACCAGGCCTCGATTAATTGAGTCATTGGGTCGAAGCAGTTGAGCAAGGTGGTAAAGATCCAGCCACTTGCAGGGATGCCCGATGCGTGCATGGTCGCGAATCGCATACCAGAGATTAAACCCATCCACATACAGGTTCACTCGCATGAAGGGCTCTTGAAGGGCTCTTAACGAAGCTGAGACCGCCATTGCTGGCGGTCTCGCACCTCGTCACCGAAGTGACGAGGGGGTTCACAAGAGTAGTGAAAACAATCGTGTACAAGCTTGGCACGCCCCCCATCCTGCCTATAACGACGTAGTACGCGTGGGCTACAACCAATCATCGTCTTGCTGGACGTGCAGTACGGCTGACGGACGATAGCATAGCTGGGGCATCGCAATGACGCAAATGCCTGTGCACTACTGTGCCCGCTACTCGGTGGTTGCGCGATACCGAGTGGAGTGGTTCAGGCGGGGGCGGCGTGCGGCTGGCCCGGATGCGCCCCCGTGTGCGCCAGCGCCGCGCGGATCGCCCGTGCCAGCTCGGCGTCGGTGCAGGGCTTCGGCAGGACGGCGTTCACACCAGCCGCCGTATACGCTGGATCATCAGGCCCGACAGCTGAGCCCGTCATCAAGATCACCGCGCCGGCCAGCCCGCGTGCCTGGATCTCGGCGGCCACTGCCCGCCCCGAGCAATCCGGCAGACCCTCATCAATGCACACTAGATCCCAGGTTCCCGTTTCCAGCAGCGCCAGCGCCGATGCCGCGTCTGGGGCCGACTCGACCCGCCGGGCGTCCAGGGCCAGCCGCCGCGAGAAGATCGCCCGGAACGAGGCGTCATCGTCGATCACCAGGATGGTGCGCTCCTGAAGCTCTGGGGCCAGGTCGACCGGCGCCGCCGGTTTCGGGCGGGGGACCGCAAGCCGCTGCCCGTGCCGGAGCTGTGCGGCTGGCAGCTGCAGGGTGACGCAGGTGCCGGCGCCCTGACCGCTCGTCACGCGGACCTCGCCACCGTGCCGTGCCACCACGGCGTGCAGGATCGCCATGCCCATGCCGGTGCCGCGCTTGCCCTTGGTGGTGAAGAACGGCTCGAAGAGGCGGGCCTGAACCGAGGGGGACATCCCCTGCCCGGTGTCCTGACAGGTGACGGTCACCACGCCGTCCGCAAGATCGCCGCGCAGGCCGAGCCGGCCGCCTTCGGGCATTGCGTCAACGGCGTTGAGGATGACGTTGACCACGATCTCTCGCAGGTCCGCCGCCACGCCCCGGATCAAGAGCGGCTGGCCTACCTCCACGGTCGGCTCGATCGCGATGCCCCGCTGGAGCGCTTCGTCGTGCCAGCGCATGCGCGTCAGGTCGACCGCGTCCACCAGCACCTGCCCGAGATCGACCAGCTCCAGCGTGTCTGCTCCCTGGGCCGGCTCACCTCGGCTGGCGCGTAGCAGCCGCTGGGCAAGGCCCGCGCCGTCAAGGGCGGCCTGGTGGATCAGCCGGAGGCCGCTCGCATGGGCGTCGGCGGTTGGCGCGTGGCCGTTCGTCGCCGCCAGCAGCTCGGAGGACTGTCCGGCCACGGCCCCGAGCAGGTTGTTCAGGCCGTGTGCCACGCTCGCCGCAAGGTGTCCAAGCTGTACGAGGTGGGCATCACCCGCCGGGGCATCACCCGCCGGGGCATCACCCGCCGGGGCATCACCCGCCGGGGCATCACCCGCCGGGGCATCACCCGCCGGGGCGAGCGTCCTGGCATCGACTGACCGGTGCTCTGCTACTGGCCTGGACGTGGACGACGCGGCCATCTCACGCAGGGCGGCCATCTCACGCAGGGCGGCCATCTCACGTGGGGCGGCCATCTCACGTGGGGCGACCATCTCACGCGAGGCGGGCTGTCCGTACTCCTGCTGGTGCGGCCCGGCCTCGCCGGCCGGCGCGAGCGACACGCTTGTGAGCCAGACTGTCGAGCCGTCGACGAGCTGCAGGTCGAGGCTGACGCGGGCGTATCCAGCGTGCTGCGCGGCCACCTGTCCGAGTACAGCAGCCACCAACCGAACGCGGACCGGCGGGGCGGCGTCGAGCGCCTCGCCCGTCGGCAGCCCGATGGACGCGCGATCCGCGGCGGCGACCAGTTGCTGACTGCCCGGCACGAGCTGCGCGGCGAGTGCGCCGAGCTGCAGCGCGAGCGTTGACGGCTCCGGCGGCTCGGAAGCCTCCAGCCGGCTGCACGCCCGGGTCAGCGAGCTGGCGACCCGGGCGGCGGCCCGTTGCAGCTGCGCCTCGGCGGCTGACGGGCAGCCTGCGCCCTCGATCACCTCGACGAGCGCATCGAGGAGGCTCGTGCTGATGCGCGCGCTAGTCAACGGTCCCATAGCTGGCGTGATGCTCGTTTCCAGGTGATCGCACGCACACGGCGTCTGGTGGTCACACCGGGTAGCTCCGGTATTGCGCGCTCACACCTCAGAACGGGACGGCGCTGCCCTCCGGGACTAGGGGGCAGGGCAGTTTGCCTACAGAACAGAAGATTGGGCACAGAAAACCTGTTGCGGGACCATCAAACGGCCGATAGGAGCCGGGCGTTCCGTCTGACCGAACCGGGCGTCACGTACTCTCAACATCCGTGCCAGCCCGCCGATACTCAAGGTACGAGGGGCGCTTGAAGAGCATGGATGCCGCGCCGCTTGACCCTCAGGGATGAACGTTCGTGGACACAATGAGCTATCTCCGCCAGCCACAGCCGCGCCGAGGCCGGCCAGATCCGGACCCCGCGCAGCTTGAGTTGATCCATCTGAAGCTGGCCCACGCGCAGCTGCTCCGCTATGCCCAGGATCTGAAGCTGGCCTACGAGGCCGAGCGTGCGCGCCGCGTCGAGCTGACGCAGGTGACCCTCGAGCTGGTGACGGCCCTGGCGGTGCTGCCGACGCAGACGGCAGCACCCACCCCGCCGGACCCGAGCATCGGCGGCCACAAGCAGGCCGCCTGAGCCGGTCCAGGCACGCGCGTGTGCCCTCGCGTGTGTGGCGGAGCGTCTGGCGGCGCTCTGCTTCCCGCCCGCCCGCTTGATGGCGTGTCCGGGGCGAGGTTACTCCCGGGTCGGGGGGTGAGGTCACCTCAGATGTGTGCACTGCACAGGCGGTCGTAGCTTCGACAGGGCAGGCATGAGGCTGCTCGGAGCAGACGCCGTACCATCGTCCTGCCCCGGCCGGTACGACTGTTTGCTTGCACCAGGACCACCGACTCTCGTGCCACATTGCGACTGACCGATACGATCCGACTGAGACCTACAGGTGTGGAGCACTGGTCTCATCGGAGCAATCGTGGCTGGTCAAACCTACTCGCCTTACCGAAGAACCCCGGGACGCGCGTCGGCAGGCACACCCGCCGCCGGCCGTGCGAGCAATCTCAATCGTGCTGTTGTGCGCCGGAGCGGCCTCTCTCAGGCGATCCTCGCTGCTGACGAACACCCGAAGCCGGTCAAGAGCCGGACCAGTTCGGGGACGCCGGCTGGCGGGCTGGCCGACCCGATGGCGCGTCGCTGGGTGCTGCTCGGCGGCCTGGGCATCCTGTCCAGCCTGCTGCTGACGGTGGCCGTGGCCCTGCTCAGCTCGCGCGGCGTGGCCTCGGCGGACGTGCCGCAGGTTGCCGCCGAGGCCCCGACCCGCAACCGGGTGACCCTCGTCCGCGAGATCGGCGGCGTACCGCGCTCCCCGACGCCCGGCACCGGCATGACGGCAGCCGCTCCCGCTGCCCCCGGCTCCGTGGCGGTTGCAGACGCAAGCGCCAGCGCCGGCCAGAGTGTCGCCGCCAGTGCGCTGCGCCAGTTGCGCCGCGTTGGCCGCGCCATCGTTACCACCGACGGTATCCGCCGCCTGGCGCTTGGCGGCGCAGTCCCGTTTGCCGATGGCAACGCGGCGACGGCGTTCCTCTTCTCCGATGAGACATCCGAGGTTGCGCTGGGCGAGAGCACGACGGACAGCCCGTTCTTGAGGATGATGGGGCGGATGACTGGGGATGCCACCGGCGAGCTGGTGGCGCTGGCCAGCCCGGTTGCGGCCACCTCCACCCCGACCCCGTCCGGCCGCGTCGCTGCCGCCACGACGACCCCATCCAGCCGGACGGCTGATGCGACCACCACGCCGGTCACGCAGCCAACCTCGACGCCCGTGCCGGCGACCGCGACCAGTGTGCCGCCGACCGCCACCAGCGTCCCAGCCACGGCAACGCCCGTCCCCGCAACGGCGACGCCAGTCGTCGTGACGGCCACGACCGTGCCCCCAACCCAGACCCCGATCATTGTGACCGCCACGCCCGAGCCGACCCGTCGCGCCACCCGCACCCCGACTCCCGAGGTGGTGATCGTCACGGCGACACCGTGGACCTCGATCATCCCCAACGTGCCGGGTATCAACGGGACGATCCCCTGGCTGGCTCAGCCGACGAACACGCCGATGCCGACCGCCACCCCGTACATCCCGCCGACGGCCGCCCCGACCAACACGCCGATCCCCACCGCCACTCCGTACGTGGTGCCGGACCCCCGCTCGAACCCTGCCTCAGCGCAGCCCCGGAGCGCCGAGTCGGCCCCGGCCGCGCCGGCTGGCGCCCCGCCGATCCTGGCCGAGGCTGGCACGCGCACCCCGGCGACCCCACAGGCGCAGCCCGCAAACGGCACGCCGGCCCCCCGCGCCACCAGCCGGGAGGCCCAGCCCCAGCCGACGCAGGCTGCCGCCGAGGCCCCGCGCGATCCGTCGGTCCTCGACAAGCTGGCGACCCGTGCCCTGCTGGCCATCAACGCCGCACGGGCTCAGGCTGGCGCGCTGCCCCTGACCCGCAACGCCGCCCTGGATGTCTCGTCTGCGCTGCACGCCCAGTACGACGTGGCCACCGGCCAGGTTGAAGGAAACTTCCAGACGCGCGGCACGCCGCACTTCGTGGGGGAGACCCCGAGCGCCCGCGCCGCCCGGGCCGCCAGCGGCCGGTCGCCGGCCATCGAGCGCGTCGCCGAGGTCATGGCCCTTGGCGAGGCCGAGCCTGAGAAGGTGGTGCAGGGCTGGCTCGACAGCGTCTTCCACCGTGTGCTCGTGCTCGATCTGGCGACCCAGTATGCGGGGTATGGCCAGACGACCAGCGCCAGCGCCACGACGGCGGTCCTCGATCTGGGCGGCCGGCGGGACGTCGCCAACGCCTCGGGCTGGTTCCCGGCCTCTGGCGCGACGGAAGTCCCGACGCGCTGCGCCTGCGACGACTACGCCGAGATGACGGGGAAGCCAGGCCCGTTCGGCTACCCGGTCACGCTCCTGCTCGGACCGCAGCGCCCGCAGGGGATGCCGGCCCTGGCTCGCCTGAGCGAAGGCTCCGAGAACGGCCCCGACGTGGCCGCCGAGCTGGTGGACGCCTACGGCAACCCGACGCTCCTGCCGGCCGCGCCGCTCAAGCCGAACACGGTCTACGTGGTCAAGCTGGCCTGGACGAACGGTCCGAGCGTCAGTTGGAGCTTCACGACCGGCAACTAGGCCAGGCCAGGGCTTGGGTCGAAGATCATGGGTTGTGGGGAGATATCATCCCCACGACCCACGACCCACGACCCACGACCCACGACCCACGACCCACGACCCACGACCCGCCTACGTAATCAGGGGACGCCGACGCTGCAGGAGCGCTCGGAGTGCGTCCTCCGGAATCGGGCGCGAGAGCAGGTAGCCCTGGCCCTGGTCGAGGTTGGCCTCACGCAGCCGCGCGAGCTGCTCGTCCGTCTCGATGCCCTCTGCTGAGACTTCCAGCCCGAGCGTGTGGGCAAGGCTGGCGACAGCCCGTACCACCTGAACGGCTGCGGGGTCGAGCGGCCCCAGGAACGAAGGGTCGAGCTTCAGGGCACGGACCGGCATCCGCCGCAACGATGTCAGCGAGGCCTGCCCCGTCCCGAAATCATCGATGGTGACCTGGACGCCGAGCGCTCGCAGCGCCTCGAGCCGCGTCAGGGCCGTCCGCACGTCCTCGATCAGGATGCCCTCGACGACCTCCAGGTGCAGGCTCGCGGGATTGAGCCCGGACGCCACGAGTGCCCGCTCGACCTGCTTCACGAGGTGTGGATGCTGGAACTGCCGGGCCGAGAGGTTCACGCCGATCGTCGGGGGTGGGCCGTCGGCGACGGTGCGTTGCCACTCAGCGGCCTGCCGGCAGGCCTCGTCCAGCACCCACTGGCCCATGGGCAGGATCAGGCCCGTCTCCTCGGCCAGCGGCAGAAAGTCCAGTGGCAAGACGAGGCCGCGCGTCGGGTGCTGCCAGCGCGCCAGCGCCTCCGCGCCGATCATGACGCCGCTCGCCAGCTCGACAATCGGCTGATAGACCAGGCGCATCTGCCCCTGGTCGAGCGCCGCCGCCAGCTCGCTTTCCAGGCTGGCCCGTGCGACCCATGCCGCTTGCATCGAGTGGTCGAAGACGACGCTCTGGCCCTTGCCCTGGCTCTTGGCCCGGTACATCGCCACGTCGGCGAAGCGGAGCAGATCGGCCGGCTGCACCTCGCCCAGCATCCCGAAGGCGATGCCGATGCTCGATCCGATATGCAAGTCTCGCCCCTCGAAGGTGAACGGCGTCTGGAGCCGTTCGAGGATGCGCGAGGCGACCCGCTCGGCCTCGCCGACGTGCGGGATGTCTTCGAGCAGGATGGTGAACTCGTCGCCGCCCAGCCGCGCCACGGTGTCGCCAGGGCGGACGCACGAGCGCAGCCGCTGGCCGAACGCGATCAGGAGCTGATCTCCGATCAGGTGGCCGAGGGTGTCGTTGACGGCCTTGAAGCCGTCCAGATCGAGGAACATCACGGCGACGCCGAGGTTGTTGCGGCGCGCGCCGGCCAGCGCGCGCTCGATGCTGTACATGAACAGCACCCGGTTCGGCAGCCCGGTCAGCGAGTCGAAGAACGCCTGCCGGGCCAGTTGATCCTCGAACGCCTTGCGCTCGGTGACGTCCCGCGAGTTGACGACGATGCCGCCAATCGTCGGGTGGCTGAGCAGGTTCGACCCGATGGCCTCCAGGTAGCGCCAGGAGCCGTCGGCATGGCGGCAGCGGAAATCGACGGTCGCCTGGGCCGACGCGTCCGTCGAGCAGGATGCGAAGGTGGCGGCGACCCGCGCGGCGTCCTCGGGATGCACGAGGTCGTAGAGGCTCGCGCCGGTCAGGGCGTCAGGCGCGTAGCCGAGCACCCGATCCACGGATGGGCTGTGCCAGAGGATGATGCCGTCCGCCCCGAGGATCGTCATCAGGTCGGAGCTGTTCTGCACCAGCGAGCGGAAACGGTCCTCGCTCTGGCGCAGCGCCGCCTCGGCCCGCTTGCGGGTGGTGATGTCCCGAGCGATGATGACGCGGTGGGCCTGTGAGCCGAGCCGCAGCGAGGTGACGCCGATCTCCACGTCGACGGGGTGCCCGTCCTGGTGGATGACGACGGTCTCGTGGTGGCTGACCACGTGCCCGCTCGCCGTGTGTACGTCAAGGAGGCTGGCCAGGGCCGGCCGCTGCTCGTCGGCAATGACCGAGAAGAGGGACGGCTGGGCCAGCAGCTCGTCCAGCGAGTAGCCGGTGATCTGGCAGAAGGCGTCGTTGACGTAGAGCGGGCGCTCGCCGTCGACGATCACCAGCCCCTCGCCGACCTCGCGCTGGGCTTCGAGGAGCGCCTGGAACAGCTCGGTGCGGCGTCGGAGGACATCTTCCAGTCGCTCGCCGGGGAGCACCCGCGCGG includes:
- a CDS encoding EAL domain-containing protein, which codes for MNFGRRNREHSGETARVLPGERLEDVLRRRTELFQALLEAQREVGEGLVIVDGERPLYVNDAFCQITGYSLDELLAQPSLFSVIADEQRPALASLLDVHTASGHVVSHHETVVIHQDGHPVDVEIGVTSLRLGSQAHRVIIARDITTRKRAEAALRQSEDRFRSLVQNSSDLMTILGADGIILWHSPSVDRVLGYAPDALTGASLYDLVHPEDAARVAATFASCSTDASAQATVDFRCRHADGSWRYLEAIGSNLLSHPTIGGIVVNSRDVTERKAFEDQLARQAFFDSLTGLPNRVLFMYSIERALAGARRNNLGVAVMFLDLDGFKAVNDTLGHLIGDQLLIAFGQRLRSCVRPGDTVARLGGDEFTILLEDIPHVGEAERVASRILERLQTPFTFEGRDLHIGSSIGIAFGMLGEVQPADLLRFADVAMYRAKSQGKGQSVVFDHSMQAAWVARASLESELAAALDQGQMRLVYQPIVELASGVMIGAEALARWQHPTRGLVLPLDFLPLAEETGLILPMGQWVLDEACRQAAEWQRTVADGPPPTIGVNLSARQFQHPHLVKQVERALVASGLNPASLHLEVVEGILIEDVRTALTRLEALRALGVQVTIDDFGTGQASLTSLRRMPVRALKLDPSFLGPLDPAAVQVVRAVASLAHTLGLEVSAEGIETDEQLARLREANLDQGQGYLLSRPIPEDALRALLQRRRPLIT
- a CDS encoding response regulator; amino-acid sequence: MGPLTSARISTSLLDALVEVIEGAGCPSAAEAQLQRAAARVASSLTRACSRLEASEPPEPSTLALQLGALAAQLVPGSQQLVAAADRASIGLPTGEALDAAPPVRVRLVAAVLGQVAAQHAGYARVSLDLQLVDGSTVWLTSVSLAPAGEAGPHQQEYGQPASREMVAPREMAAPREMAALREMAALREMAASSTSRPVAEHRSVDARTLAPAGDAPAGDAPAGDAPAGDAPAGDAPAGDAHLVQLGHLAASVAHGLNNLLGAVAGQSSELLAATNGHAPTADAHASGLRLIHQAALDGAGLAQRLLRASRGEPAQGADTLELVDLGQVLVDAVDLTRMRWHDEALQRGIAIEPTVEVGQPLLIRGVAADLREIVVNVILNAVDAMPEGGRLGLRGDLADGVVTVTCQDTGQGMSPSVQARLFEPFFTTKGKRGTGMGMAILHAVVARHGGEVRVTSGQGAGTCVTLQLPAAQLRHGQRLAVPRPKPAAPVDLAPELQERTILVIDDDASFRAIFSRRLALDARRVESAPDAASALALLETGTWDLVCIDEGLPDCSGRAVAAEIQARGLAGAVILMTGSAVGPDDPAYTAAGVNAVLPKPCTDAELARAIRAALAHTGAHPGQPHAAPA